The Agromyces mariniharenae genome includes a window with the following:
- a CDS encoding class I mannose-6-phosphate isomerase: MTTVDSRQIPLEEYLLDDRSSYVKLPTVSLPEGSEVLVGDEAWRAAMDMATTATGHPLVAVDVYPGADVAAIADRIRQVLPEADVIDVEDEAAADRAVIDALIARNLTDDRVFGVMSHFTVDEFYDAQRLAALQRRIEERTGPTVIVGWGADLAAGRRADALVLVDLARWEIQQRLRAGATNWRADNGDEDILRKYKRGFFVEWRTADRHKRTLFDRIDLLVDGNAALDVAGAVRGGDFRQALSDAATAPFRVVPFFDPGVWGGQWMKSTLDLDPSMANYAWCFDCVPEENSLLLEAAGRIVEIPAMDLVLSRPRELLGERTFARFGAEFPIRFDFLDTMGGGNLSLQVHPLTEYIRDTFGMAYTQDESYYMLDADEDAVVYLGLKSGVDADEMLAALRAATDGEHPFDAEKYVNVFPARKHDHFAIPAGTVHCSGANSMVLEISATPFIFTFKLWDWGRVGLDGVPRPVHLDHGEQNIQWERDTEWVERNLVGQVEELRREPGLVEERTGLHELEFIEVRRHWFEQEAAHDTEGTVNVLNLVEGDEVEIVSPTGAFAPYVVHYAETFIVPAAVGPYLIRRTANSRSERFGTVKAYVRGTRTSDA, from the coding sequence ATGACGACCGTTGACTCCCGCCAGATCCCGCTCGAGGAATACCTGCTCGACGACCGGAGCAGTTACGTGAAGCTGCCCACCGTGTCCCTGCCCGAGGGCAGCGAGGTGCTCGTCGGCGACGAGGCCTGGCGCGCCGCGATGGACATGGCGACGACCGCGACGGGGCATCCGCTCGTCGCCGTCGACGTGTACCCGGGCGCGGACGTCGCGGCGATCGCGGACCGGATCCGGCAGGTGCTGCCCGAGGCCGACGTCATCGACGTCGAGGACGAGGCTGCGGCCGACCGCGCCGTGATCGACGCCCTCATCGCGCGCAACCTCACCGACGACCGCGTGTTCGGCGTCATGAGCCACTTCACGGTCGACGAGTTCTACGATGCGCAGCGCCTCGCCGCCCTGCAGCGTCGGATCGAGGAGCGGACCGGGCCGACGGTGATCGTCGGGTGGGGCGCCGATCTGGCCGCCGGACGCCGCGCCGATGCGCTCGTCCTGGTCGACCTCGCTCGCTGGGAGATCCAGCAGCGCCTGCGTGCGGGTGCAACGAACTGGCGCGCCGACAACGGCGACGAGGACATCCTCCGCAAGTACAAGCGCGGCTTCTTCGTCGAGTGGCGCACCGCGGATCGGCACAAGCGCACCCTCTTCGACCGGATCGACCTGCTCGTCGACGGCAACGCCGCGCTCGACGTGGCCGGCGCCGTGCGCGGCGGCGACTTCCGCCAGGCGCTCTCCGATGCGGCCACGGCACCGTTCCGCGTCGTCCCGTTCTTCGACCCCGGCGTGTGGGGCGGACAGTGGATGAAGAGCACGCTCGACCTCGACCCGTCGATGGCGAACTACGCGTGGTGCTTCGACTGCGTGCCCGAGGAGAACTCGCTGCTGCTCGAGGCGGCGGGGCGGATCGTCGAGATCCCGGCGATGGACCTCGTCCTCAGCCGGCCCCGCGAGCTCCTCGGGGAGCGGACCTTCGCCCGCTTCGGCGCCGAGTTCCCGATCCGGTTCGACTTCCTCGACACCATGGGCGGCGGCAACCTCTCGCTGCAGGTGCACCCGCTCACGGAGTACATCCGCGACACGTTCGGCATGGCGTATACGCAGGACGAGAGCTACTACATGCTCGACGCCGACGAGGACGCGGTCGTCTACCTCGGCCTGAAGTCGGGTGTCGACGCCGACGAGATGCTCGCGGCGCTTCGCGCGGCGACCGACGGGGAGCATCCCTTCGACGCCGAGAAGTACGTGAACGTGTTCCCGGCGCGCAAGCACGACCACTTCGCCATCCCGGCGGGCACCGTGCACTGCTCGGGCGCGAACTCGATGGTCCTCGAGATCTCGGCGACGCCGTTCATCTTCACGTTCAAGCTCTGGGACTGGGGCCGCGTCGGACTCGACGGCGTGCCGCGCCCGGTGCACCTCGACCACGGCGAGCAGAACATCCAGTGGGAACGCGACACCGAATGGGTGGAGCGGAACCTGGTCGGCCAGGTCGAGGAGCTCCGGCGCGAGCCGGGTCTCGTCGAGGAGCGGACCGGCCTGCACGAGCTCGAGTTCATCGAGGTCCGCCGGCACTGGTTCGAGCAGGAGGCCGCCCACGACACCGAGGGCACGGTCAACGTGCTCAACCTGGTCGAGGGCGACGAGGTCGAGATCGTGAGCCCGACCGGGGCGTTCGCGCCCTACGTCGTGCACTACGCCGAGACGTTCATCGTCCCGGCCGCCGTCGGACCGTACCTCATCCGACGGACCGCGAACTCCCGGAGCGAGCGCTTCGGGACGGTGAAGGCGTACGTCCGCGGCACGCGGACGAGCGACGCCTGA
- a CDS encoding carbohydrate ABC transporter permease: MMAILQTPEREQEVRGLAEAPHHPARRRKTPYQGAARGFIAPGVLLVAVLLYLPLLWTTFLSFTEYNGLGDPEFVGLDNYVEMFTDPSFVGSLMNTLLWVGGTLLIPVGIGLALALLTWNLPGGIWLRLPFLIPYAVSGIGVGVIWSFILSSNGALDQALAVIGITDPPRWLVDAPLNTFVMIIAAAWQGVGVNALLFTIGLQSIPKEPLEAARVDGATGVRLFTSILWPMLRPLTAVVVGLSIVASLKTFDIVLSMTKGGPGRASETLALTMYRETFVNSDYGLGSAIAVFLSIVTLLASVLYLRQQLSKKHEM, from the coding sequence ATGATGGCCATCCTGCAGACGCCCGAGCGGGAGCAGGAGGTGCGGGGCCTCGCCGAGGCCCCGCACCACCCCGCCCGGCGCCGGAAGACGCCCTACCAGGGGGCTGCACGGGGGTTCATCGCCCCGGGCGTGCTGCTGGTGGCCGTCCTGCTCTACCTGCCCCTGCTCTGGACGACGTTCCTCAGCTTCACCGAGTACAACGGCCTCGGAGACCCCGAGTTCGTCGGGCTCGACAACTACGTCGAGATGTTCACGGACCCCTCGTTCGTCGGGTCGCTCATGAACACCCTGCTGTGGGTGGGCGGCACGCTGCTCATCCCGGTCGGCATCGGCCTCGCGCTCGCCCTGCTGACGTGGAACCTGCCCGGCGGCATCTGGCTCCGACTGCCGTTCCTCATCCCGTACGCCGTCTCGGGCATCGGCGTCGGCGTCATCTGGTCGTTCATCCTCTCGAGCAACGGAGCCCTCGACCAGGCCCTCGCGGTGATCGGCATCACCGATCCGCCCCGCTGGCTCGTGGATGCCCCGTTGAACACCTTCGTGATGATCATCGCGGCCGCCTGGCAGGGCGTCGGCGTGAACGCCCTCCTGTTCACGATCGGGCTCCAGTCCATTCCGAAGGAGCCGCTCGAGGCGGCCCGCGTCGACGGCGCCACGGGCGTCCGCCTCTTCACGAGCATCCTCTGGCCGATGCTCCGACCGCTCACCGCGGTGGTCGTCGGGCTCTCGATCGTCGCCAGCCTGAAGACCTTCGACATCGTGCTCTCGATGACGAAGGGCGGCCCCGGCCGGGCATCCGAGACGCTCGCGCTCACCATGTATCGCGAGACGTTCGTCAACAGCGACTACGGGCTCGGGTCCGCGATCGCCGTCTTCCTCTCGATCGTCACGCTGCTCGCCTCGGTGCTCTACCTCCGCCAGCAGCTCTCCAAGAAGCACGAGATGTAG
- a CDS encoding GDSL-type esterase/lipase family protein, with protein MSSGGLSEVDLSRIAVRGAVEIERTAGGLRPHRLPAWARVQVPDPFMRQTSAESSGVRLAFRTAATGLELEVSARRMAPDEASELPASRYELTSGGAVVAEAGAVAGSRYLFSFDDPRGLVVYGPPSTVRFAGLPPVETEYELWLPFTDAIEVLALRADAPVSPPLERPTVRWLHHGSSISHGYRADAPTGTWPAVAALATGVELTNLAFSGSAMLDPFTARTMRDRPADVISLKVGINLVNGDVMRMRAFRPAVDGFLDTLREGHPTVPIVVVSPIWCEPVESAAGPTVQDPTRTEEWSIAGGSVDDVAAGRLSLRAIRTALAEIVARRSAHDPNLAYLDGLELYGATDAATMPLPDNLHPGPDVQRLMGERFAELVLQPIVEAQPRG; from the coding sequence ATGAGCTCCGGCGGGCTGAGCGAGGTCGACCTCTCCCGGATCGCGGTGCGCGGTGCGGTCGAGATCGAGCGGACGGCCGGGGGACTCCGGCCCCACCGCCTTCCGGCCTGGGCCCGCGTGCAGGTGCCCGATCCATTCATGCGCCAGACCTCGGCCGAGAGCTCGGGCGTGCGGCTCGCCTTCCGCACGGCCGCCACGGGGCTCGAGCTGGAGGTCTCCGCACGCCGGATGGCGCCCGACGAGGCATCCGAGCTGCCGGCGAGCCGCTACGAGCTGACGTCCGGCGGCGCCGTGGTCGCCGAGGCCGGCGCCGTCGCCGGCTCGCGGTACCTCTTCTCGTTCGACGATCCGCGCGGCCTCGTGGTGTACGGGCCGCCGTCCACCGTGCGGTTCGCGGGGCTGCCGCCCGTCGAGACGGAGTACGAGCTCTGGCTGCCGTTCACCGACGCGATCGAGGTCCTCGCACTTCGGGCGGATGCCCCGGTGTCCCCGCCCCTCGAGCGCCCGACCGTGCGCTGGCTGCACCACGGCAGCTCCATCAGCCACGGCTACCGCGCGGATGCGCCGACCGGCACGTGGCCGGCGGTGGCCGCCCTCGCGACCGGGGTCGAGTTGACCAACCTCGCGTTCTCGGGGAGCGCCATGCTCGATCCGTTCACCGCACGGACGATGCGCGACCGTCCGGCCGACGTGATCAGCCTGAAGGTCGGCATCAACCTCGTGAACGGCGACGTCATGCGCATGCGGGCGTTCCGGCCCGCAGTGGACGGATTCCTCGACACGCTGCGGGAGGGGCATCCGACCGTGCCGATCGTGGTGGTCTCGCCGATCTGGTGCGAACCCGTGGAATCGGCGGCCGGCCCGACCGTACAGGACCCGACGCGCACGGAGGAGTGGTCGATCGCGGGCGGCTCGGTCGACGACGTGGCCGCCGGCAGGCTCTCGCTCCGCGCGATCCGCACCGCGCTCGCCGAGATCGTCGCACGCCGCTCCGCCCACGACCCGAACCTGGCGTACCTCGACGGGCTCGAGCTCTACGGTGCGACGGATGCCGCGACGATGCCGCTGCCCGACAACCTCCACCCGGGCCCCGACGTGCAACGCCTCATGGGGGAGCGGTTCGCGGAGCTGGTGCTGCAACCGATCGTGGAGGCCCAGCCTCGCGGCTGA
- a CDS encoding ROK family protein, with product MRTVAIDLGGTAVKLGVFEHGRVVVADEFTAVDGGIGLDEVGGRIDRLLDGEHADAVGIAVPGIVDPEASRLIAAHGKYAELHDLDLSAWSRTRFGCPAVVENDARAALIGELADGSARGEQDAVLIVLGTGIGTAAILDGRIVRGRHGHAGILGGHVTVDLDGPRCPCGNLGCAEALASTWALATDAAAGDLALGAALAARLAETGTIGIRDLVETRREPESAAILDRYLRAWAAVIVTQCHAFDPEVVVVTGGVMRAADVILPALRERVHADLWSSSFRPTFVTPDDPATSVLRGLAALAAHDLDPASTSTTDRTTKDGHDDR from the coding sequence ATGCGCACCGTGGCCATCGACCTCGGCGGCACCGCCGTCAAGCTCGGCGTGTTCGAGCACGGCCGCGTCGTCGTGGCCGACGAGTTCACCGCCGTCGACGGAGGGATCGGGCTCGACGAGGTCGGCGGCCGTATCGACCGGCTCCTCGACGGCGAGCATGCCGACGCGGTCGGCATCGCCGTCCCCGGCATCGTCGACCCCGAGGCCTCGCGCCTCATCGCGGCGCATGGCAAGTACGCCGAGTTGCACGACCTCGATCTCTCGGCGTGGTCCCGCACTCGATTCGGATGCCCCGCCGTCGTCGAGAACGACGCCCGCGCCGCCCTCATCGGCGAGCTCGCCGACGGCAGCGCGCGAGGCGAGCAGGACGCCGTCCTCATCGTCCTCGGCACGGGCATCGGAACGGCCGCGATCCTCGACGGACGCATCGTCCGCGGACGCCACGGCCACGCCGGGATCCTCGGCGGCCACGTGACGGTCGACCTCGACGGGCCCCGCTGCCCCTGCGGCAACCTCGGTTGCGCCGAGGCGCTCGCCAGCACGTGGGCACTGGCGACGGATGCCGCAGCCGGCGACCTCGCACTCGGCGCCGCGCTTGCCGCTCGCCTCGCCGAGACGGGGACCATCGGCATCCGCGACCTCGTCGAGACCCGTCGGGAGCCCGAGTCCGCTGCGATCCTCGACCGGTACCTCCGTGCCTGGGCCGCCGTCATCGTGACGCAGTGCCACGCCTTCGACCCCGAGGTGGTCGTCGTGACCGGCGGCGTCATGCGCGCCGCCGACGTCATCCTGCCGGCACTTCGCGAGCGGGTTCACGCCGATCTCTGGTCCTCGTCGTTCCGCCCGACGTTCGTCACGCCCGACGACCCGGCCACCTCGGTCCTGCGAGGACTCGCGGCGCTCGCCGCCCACGATCTCGACCCCGCCAGCACCAGCACCACCGACCGCACGACGAAGGACGGCCATGACGACCGTTGA
- a CDS encoding carbohydrate ABC transporter permease codes for MSRILRTTVLVVLGVVWLLPVYLLVINASKSPATFTSTEAWIPTDFSLFANIADAMQLSGLSDSVVSTLTYAVVSPIIAVVVGAAAGFAIVALRLKHGFLWFVVIFGGTVFPLQMVLLPLFDAYSRVGLYDTQVGMIIVYTAISIPFSAFVMRNFFTGVAHNVFEASVLDGASTWRIFSRIYLPMASSALVAIFILQATFIWNDLLLGLTLSQSDDVRPIVTTLAGMQSTYGGAQMSTVLAAAVLVSLPTVVLFLFTQKFFARGLALGQY; via the coding sequence ATGTCGAGAATCCTCCGCACCACCGTCCTCGTCGTCCTCGGGGTGGTCTGGCTGCTCCCCGTCTACCTCCTCGTGATCAACGCGAGCAAGTCGCCGGCCACCTTCACCTCCACCGAGGCGTGGATCCCGACCGACTTCTCCCTGTTCGCCAACATCGCCGACGCGATGCAGCTCTCCGGCCTGAGCGACAGCGTCGTGAGCACGCTGACCTACGCGGTGGTCTCGCCGATCATCGCGGTCGTGGTCGGCGCCGCGGCCGGCTTCGCGATCGTCGCGCTCCGGCTCAAGCACGGGTTCCTCTGGTTCGTCGTGATCTTCGGCGGCACTGTCTTCCCGCTGCAGATGGTGCTGCTGCCGCTCTTCGACGCGTACTCGCGGGTCGGCCTGTACGACACCCAGGTCGGCATGATCATCGTGTACACCGCGATCTCGATCCCGTTCTCCGCGTTCGTCATGCGCAACTTCTTCACCGGCGTCGCGCACAACGTGTTCGAGGCGTCGGTGCTCGACGGCGCGAGCACCTGGCGGATCTTCTCGCGGATCTACCTGCCGATGGCCTCCAGCGCGCTGGTGGCGATCTTCATCCTCCAGGCGACGTTCATCTGGAACGACCTGCTGCTCGGCCTCACGCTCAGCCAGTCCGACGACGTCCGGCCGATCGTGACGACGCTGGCGGGCATGCAGAGCACCTACGGCGGTGCGCAGATGTCGACCGTGCTCGCCGCGGCGGTGCTCGTGTCGCTGCCGACGGTCGTGCTGTTCCTGTTCACCCAGAAGTTCTTCGCCCGCGGCCTCGCCCTCGGCCAGTACTAG
- a CDS encoding ABC transporter substrate-binding protein, giving the protein MKSRRMVGAGVAALAATTMLLTGCSGSGNGGAEAGATTGALDFYTDKAAWEPDFDELNATSEEAVDITLNTTGYSDAQQYDAFIKQSFRTDKSPGLFTWHTGDSLEQLVDEGLVAETTDLWDTAIDEGWATEGLRDEYTIDDKQYCVPMNIAYWVMYYNKKIFEEQGIEEPTTWKELDAAAAKLKDAGVTPYYQTSTLFTFQWFQQLVAGTDPELYKGLSTGDVKYTDPEIVDIMNIWLDEQEKGWFSDAGSTVDPAVGLKQGDFAMINFGSFFNGSLDGAGMVSGEDYDMFVIPAVNGDLGTTPVSVESGPLCVAENSKQKDLGLAYSEWWMSADAQTAWNAARGDVAFNPKATVADPMLSELGTTVADGEHSLFTRYFEATPTPILTVALEQFGAFNANPGDPMPFLEAIQAEADTYWADQK; this is encoded by the coding sequence GTGAAGTCACGACGGATGGTCGGAGCCGGCGTCGCCGCGCTCGCCGCGACCACGATGCTGCTGACCGGCTGCTCGGGCAGCGGGAACGGCGGCGCCGAGGCGGGCGCCACGACGGGCGCGCTCGATTTCTACACCGACAAGGCGGCGTGGGAGCCCGACTTCGACGAGCTGAACGCCACGAGCGAAGAGGCAGTCGACATCACCCTCAACACGACGGGCTACTCGGACGCCCAGCAGTACGACGCGTTCATCAAGCAGTCGTTCCGCACCGACAAGAGCCCGGGCCTGTTCACCTGGCACACCGGTGACTCGCTCGAGCAGCTCGTGGACGAGGGCCTCGTCGCGGAGACCACCGACCTCTGGGACACAGCCATCGACGAGGGCTGGGCGACCGAGGGCCTGCGCGACGAGTACACGATCGACGACAAGCAGTACTGCGTGCCCATGAACATCGCCTACTGGGTCATGTACTACAACAAGAAGATCTTCGAGGAGCAGGGCATCGAGGAGCCGACGACCTGGAAGGAGCTCGACGCGGCGGCGGCGAAGCTCAAGGACGCCGGCGTCACGCCGTACTACCAGACGAGCACGCTGTTCACCTTCCAGTGGTTCCAGCAGCTCGTCGCGGGCACCGACCCCGAGCTGTACAAGGGCCTCTCGACGGGTGACGTGAAGTACACCGACCCCGAGATCGTCGACATCATGAACATCTGGCTCGACGAGCAGGAGAAGGGCTGGTTCAGCGACGCCGGCAGCACGGTCGACCCCGCGGTCGGCCTGAAGCAGGGCGACTTCGCGATGATCAACTTCGGATCGTTCTTCAACGGCTCGCTCGACGGCGCCGGCATGGTCTCGGGTGAGGACTACGACATGTTCGTGATCCCCGCGGTGAACGGCGACCTCGGCACGACGCCGGTCTCGGTGGAGTCCGGCCCGCTCTGCGTCGCCGAGAACTCGAAGCAGAAGGACCTCGGCCTCGCCTACTCCGAGTGGTGGATGTCGGCCGACGCGCAGACCGCGTGGAACGCCGCCCGCGGCGACGTCGCCTTCAACCCGAAGGCCACCGTCGCGGACCCGATGCTCTCCGAGCTCGGCACCACGGTCGCCGACGGCGAGCACTCGCTGTTCACGCGATACTTCGAGGCGACGCCCACGCCCATCCTCACCGTCGCGCTCGAGCAGTTCGGCGCGTTCAACGCCAACCCCGGTGACCCCATGCCGTTCCTCGAGGCCATCCAGGCCGAGGCGGACACGTACTGGGCCGACCAGAAGTAG
- a CDS encoding LacI family DNA-binding transcriptional regulator has protein sequence MVGVAHPGKQPTIKEVALRAGVSPMTVSRTLAGGANVRPEIQERVLEAVRELGYRRNENARSLRPGQTSGLIGVAITNLGNPYYGNFALGVEEAVAATGRRIILGNTGGDPARERQLVADFLGRQVEGLVLVPSGGPSDHLRPERLGDVPLVLASRRIYGLDVDAVLLDDVGGAYRGTLALLDAGHTRIGYLGNVSSAFTGGRRYEGYLHALEERGIPLDPALVLREQQDADSASEATRRLLDLDEPPTAIFSANNRNSIGALHEIGRRLRAGADAADLPELVSFDDFELAGLMPVPVTVVDHDPRELGREAAKLLLSRLGNGDRHRGPARLVEMPVRLAPAVG, from the coding sequence ATGGTCGGTGTCGCCCACCCCGGCAAGCAGCCGACCATCAAGGAGGTCGCGCTGCGTGCGGGCGTGAGCCCGATGACGGTCTCCCGAACCCTCGCCGGCGGCGCCAACGTGCGTCCCGAGATCCAGGAGCGCGTGCTCGAGGCGGTCCGCGAGCTCGGCTACCGCCGGAACGAGAACGCCCGGAGCCTCCGGCCCGGGCAGACGAGCGGGCTCATCGGGGTCGCGATCACGAACCTCGGCAATCCGTACTACGGCAACTTCGCGCTCGGCGTCGAGGAGGCCGTCGCCGCGACCGGACGTCGCATCATCCTGGGGAACACGGGCGGCGACCCCGCTCGCGAGCGCCAGCTCGTCGCGGACTTCCTGGGCCGTCAGGTCGAGGGCCTCGTACTCGTCCCGTCCGGCGGTCCGTCCGATCACCTGCGGCCCGAGCGCCTCGGCGACGTGCCGCTGGTCCTCGCCTCGCGCCGGATCTATGGCCTCGACGTCGACGCCGTGCTCCTGGACGACGTGGGCGGCGCGTATCGCGGCACGCTCGCGCTGCTCGACGCGGGCCACACCCGCATCGGGTACCTCGGGAACGTCAGCTCCGCGTTCACGGGCGGCCGCCGCTACGAGGGCTACCTCCACGCGCTGGAGGAGCGCGGCATTCCGCTCGACCCGGCCCTCGTGCTGCGCGAGCAGCAGGACGCCGACTCGGCCAGTGAGGCGACTCGGCGGCTGCTCGACCTCGACGAGCCGCCGACGGCCATCTTCAGCGCGAACAACCGCAACAGCATCGGCGCGCTGCACGAGATCGGCCGGCGCCTCCGGGCGGGCGCCGACGCTGCGGACCTGCCGGAGCTCGTCAGCTTTGACGACTTCGAACTCGCCGGGCTCATGCCCGTCCCGGTCACGGTGGTCGACCACGACCCGCGTGAGCTCGGGCGGGAGGCGGCCAAGCTGCTGCTGTCACGACTCGGCAACGGCGATCGCCATCGTGGGCCCGCGCGACTCGTCGAGATGCCCGTGCGCCTCGCGCCGGCCGTCGGCTGA